From Nitrospirota bacterium, a single genomic window includes:
- a CDS encoding isoaspartyl peptidase/L-asparaginase family protein, whose amino-acid sequence MTKPSPLILAHGGAGRKRMTPAQASCLADALVIGYAILEQGGPAAIAVECTIGLLEQSGLFNAGQGAHRQLDGVQRMDASIMEGARLKAGAVASIEGILHPITAARLVMEDTNHVLLVGPPATAFAHHCKLEPLSKGRSLRRSAGRAPASPAAAQTMELYRAMVKSQRTEKDQHGTVGAVALDRAGTVAAGASTGGVDSMLPGRVGDSPLIGCGVYADNQSGAVSMTGIGEGIIRLVLAKTICDRLATGASPTVAVRQVLRLLASRIKGSAGALVLSPDGRFAIRHVTPHMAAGWWNGIGSPKVRGQFP is encoded by the coding sequence TTGACCAAGCCCTCTCCTCTCATTCTTGCCCACGGAGGCGCCGGCCGCAAACGGATGACGCCGGCGCAGGCCAGCTGTTTGGCCGATGCCCTCGTCATCGGCTATGCCATTCTTGAGCAGGGAGGTCCTGCCGCCATTGCCGTCGAATGCACGATCGGTCTCCTGGAACAATCTGGTCTATTCAATGCGGGGCAGGGCGCGCATCGCCAGCTGGACGGAGTGCAACGGATGGACGCCTCGATCATGGAGGGCGCCCGCCTCAAAGCCGGAGCCGTCGCGTCGATCGAAGGGATCCTGCATCCGATTACGGCAGCCCGCCTGGTCATGGAAGACACGAACCATGTCTTGCTCGTAGGCCCACCGGCCACGGCGTTCGCACATCATTGTAAACTTGAACCCCTGTCGAAGGGGCGCTCGCTTCGCCGGAGTGCCGGTCGGGCCCCTGCTTCACCGGCTGCCGCGCAGACGATGGAACTCTATCGCGCAATGGTGAAATCGCAGCGGACAGAGAAGGACCAGCATGGAACCGTGGGCGCGGTTGCGTTGGATCGGGCCGGGACGGTGGCGGCAGGAGCCTCGACCGGGGGCGTCGATTCGATGTTGCCAGGGCGGGTCGGTGACAGTCCGCTCATTGGCTGCGGCGTCTATGCCGACAATCAGAGCGGCGCTGTGTCGATGACCGGCATCGGCGAAGGCATCATCCGCCTTGTGCTCGCCAAAACCATCTGCGATCGTTTGGCGACGGGGGCCAGCCCAACGGTTGCTGTCCGACAGGTGCTGCGCCTGTTGGCGTCTCGGATCAAGGGGTCTGCCGGAGCTTTAGTCCTCTCGCCGGACGGGCGATTTGCCATCAGGCATGTGACGCCCCATATGGCAGCAGGCTGGTGGAACGGGATTGGCTCGCCGAAAGTTCGAGGACAATTTCCATAA
- the mtgA gene encoding monofunctional biosynthetic peptidoglycan transglycosylase: protein MRKSTTHSRSRVKAFLIIGLGLPIGTLLFVWLLTMPDVSSLRATNPPVTALMTARQAQAEAQGLTIGRHWVWVPLAQISPHLRQAVVAAEDASFFTHEGFDWEGIKEAAKYNLEAGELKRGGSTITQQLAKNLYLSSERSLFRKAREALITRSLEHQLTKARILELYLNVAEWGQGVYGAEAAARHHFQKSSQDLTADEAAWLAAILPSPRRYDPIRKTMALTRRHDRILSLITRKHAHPVP, encoded by the coding sequence ATGCGGAAGTCAACCACCCACTCCCGCTCCCGCGTGAAGGCCTTCCTGATCATCGGCCTCGGCCTCCCGATCGGCACGCTCCTCTTCGTGTGGCTGCTCACCATGCCCGATGTCTCGTCCTTGCGCGCGACGAATCCGCCCGTGACGGCCCTGATGACCGCGCGCCAGGCCCAGGCCGAGGCGCAAGGTCTCACGATCGGACGCCATTGGGTCTGGGTGCCCCTCGCGCAGATCTCCCCGCACCTCCGGCAGGCGGTCGTGGCGGCGGAAGATGCCTCGTTCTTCACGCATGAAGGATTCGACTGGGAGGGCATCAAGGAGGCCGCCAAGTACAACCTCGAAGCGGGCGAACTGAAGCGGGGCGGAAGCACCATTACCCAACAGCTGGCCAAAAATCTCTATCTCTCGTCCGAACGGTCCCTGTTTCGAAAAGCGCGGGAAGCCCTCATCACACGTTCACTCGAACATCAACTCACGAAGGCGCGGATCCTCGAGCTCTATCTCAACGTCGCCGAATGGGGACAGGGCGTCTACGGCGCTGAAGCGGCAGCCCGCCATCACTTCCAGAAGTCCTCGCAGGACCTGACGGCCGATGAGGCAGCCTGGCTGGCCGCTATCCTGCCCTCGCCGCGCCGATACGATCCGATCAGAAAAACCATGGCCCTGACTCGCAGGCACGATCGCATCCTGAGCCTGATCACTCGGAAGCACGCCCATCCAGTTCCGTAA